The proteins below are encoded in one region of Rana temporaria chromosome 2, aRanTem1.1, whole genome shotgun sequence:
- the LOC120928320 gene encoding tigger transposable element-derived protein 1-like, which translates to MAKSTISTILKNKAAIKGADVAKGVTMLTKQRTQVLEEVEKLLLVWLNEKQLAGDSVSEAMICEKARKLHSDLLQRSPSTTAASDEFKASRGWFEKFRRRSGIHSVIRHGEASSSDKAAAEAYKLDFAEFMKTEGYVPQQVFNCDETGLFWKKMPNRTYITQEEKALPGHKPMKDRLTLLLCANASADLKIKPLLVYHSQTPRAFREQNVNKARLPVMWRANAKAWVTRQLFMEWLHEVFAPTVRKYLSDNQLPERCLLLMDNAPAHPPALVDDMDAEYDFIKVKFLPPNTTPLLQPMDQQVICNFKKLYTKALFTRCFNVTEETSLTLKDFWKKHFNVAHCINLIDKAWEEVTPRTLNSAWRKLWPECVAEREHDIEVPDAEVVEEIVSMGKSMGLDVDGADVEELVEEHREELTTEELSELHSEQQKALLEEHSTEEEEEREEVSSDAIKSIMQKWNECHDFFEKHHPNITVVNRVLNLMNDNVVSHFRRVMQRRKRQVTLDRFFSKTEPAARRQRREETPEGDPPDVLMEGDSPSKQ; encoded by the coding sequence ATGGCAAAGTCAACAATCTCGACTATTCTGAAAAACAAAGCCGCCATCAAAGGAGCTGATGTTGCAAAAGGAGTAACAATGTTAACCAAGCAGAGGACGCAAGTGCTGGAAGAGGTGGAAAAACTTTTGCTTGTGTGGTTGAATGAGAAACAGCTGGCAGGTGATAGCGTTAGTGAAGCTATGATCTGTGAGAAAGCCAGGAAATTGCACAGTGATTTACTGCAAAGAAGCCCCTCTACAACTGCAGCAAGTGACGAATTTAAAGCCAGTAGGGGGTGGTTTGAAAAATTCCGCAGGAGAAGTGGCATCCACAGTGTGATTAGACATGGTGAGGCTTCCAGTTCTGACAAGGCCGCAGCAGAAGCCTACAAGTTAGACTTTGCGGAATTCATGAAGACAGAAGGATACGTCCCTCAACAAGTGTTCAACTGTGATGAAACAGGgctcttctggaaaaaaatgccgAACAGAACCTATATCACGCAGGAGGAAAAGGCACTACCAGGGCACAAGCCCATGAAGGACAGATTGACCCTTTTGCTGTGTGCCAACGCAAGCGCCGATCTGAAAATTAAACCACTACTGGTGTACCATTCTCAGACCCCTCGTGCATTTAGGGAACAAAATGTGAACAAGGCCAGACTGCCCGTCATGTGGAGAGCCAATGCCAAAGCTTGGGTCACAAGGCAATTGTTTATGGAATGGCTGCACGAGGTGTTTGCACCGACCGTCAGAAAATATCTTTCTGATAACCAGCTGCCTGAAAGGTGCCTTCTTCTGATGGACAATGCCCCGGCACACCCTCCAGCCTTGGTGGATGATATGGATGCTGAGTATGACTTCATCAAGGTAAAGTTCCTCCCCCCCAACACAACACCACTTCTGCAGCCTATGGACCAGCAAGTCATCTGCAACTTCAAGAAGCTGTACACAAAGGCGCTCTTCACTAGGTGTTTTAATGTCACTGAagagacgtccttgactttgaaagacttctggaagaaACATTTCAATGTTGCCCACTGCATTAACCTCATTGACAAAGCCTGGGAAGAGGTCACTCCCCGAACCCTAAATTCAGCCTGGAGGAAACTGTGGCCAGAATGTGTCGCTGAACGTGAACATGACATTGAAGTGCCTGATGCTGAGGTAGTGGAGGAAATTGTGTCCATGGGCAAGAGTATGGGTCTGGACGTTGATGGTGCTGATGTGGAAGAGCTTGTTGAGGAACATAGGGAGGAGCTGACCACGGAAGAACTTTCTGAACTCCACAGTGAGCAGCAGAAGGCACTTCTTGAGGAGCATTCcactgaggaagaggaagaaagggaggaggttAGCAGTGATGCCATAAAATCCATTATGCAAAAATGGAATGAGTGCCATGATTTTTTTGAAAAGCACCACCCCAACATAACTGTCGTGAACAGAGTGTTAAATCTCATGAATGATAATGTGGTCTCTCATTTCCGGAGGGTTATGCAGCGCAGGAAGAGACAAGTGACATTGGACAGATTTTTCAGCAAAACTGAGCCTGCAGCTAGGAGACAAAGGAGAGAGGAAACCCCTGAAGGAGATCCCCCTGATGTCCTTATggagggggactctccctccaaacaataa